Proteins found in one Clostridium butyricum genomic segment:
- a CDS encoding MATE family efflux transporter codes for MENSLNRNLSLLSLIKITLPTVLMMVFFAMYSIVDGMFVSRFVGPNALSAINIVYPVISMLIGISVMLATGGNAIVSKLIGEKKEKEAKENFTLIIISALVIGILIALISIIFIDDIIKILGATDSLLEYCRNYLSINLIFTPFIMLKLIFDYFYVTVGKSSFGLFVSVLGGVTNMILDYVFIVVFNMGVSGAAIATVIGYVLPSIIGIIFFARRNSLIHFTKLKIKLNVLKESCINGSSEMITQLSTAVTTFLYNIAMLKYLGEAGVAAITVILYIQFLLSAAYIGFTSGVAPRIGYNYGAKNKDEIKKLVKYSYIIITIFSLITFIVSKILEVPLTTLFCGKGTDVYYITINGFNLFSISFLLCGFNIFTSGMFTAFSNGKISGFLSLFRTFIFFILGMAILPPFLEVDGIWLIAGFSEILSVILSVIAIYRYRYSYGYNISIENKKIAV; via the coding sequence GTCCGAATGCACTTTCAGCAATAAACATTGTTTATCCAGTAATAAGTATGCTTATAGGAATAAGCGTAATGCTTGCTACAGGTGGAAATGCGATTGTTTCTAAACTTATAGGTGAAAAAAAAGAGAAAGAAGCAAAAGAAAATTTTACACTTATCATAATATCAGCATTAGTTATAGGCATATTAATAGCGCTGATATCAATAATATTTATAGATGATATTATAAAAATTTTAGGAGCTACAGATAGTTTATTAGAGTATTGCAGGAATTATTTATCTATAAATTTAATTTTTACACCATTTATAATGCTTAAGCTAATATTTGATTACTTTTATGTAACAGTTGGAAAATCTAGTTTTGGTTTATTTGTTTCAGTTCTTGGTGGTGTAACCAATATGATTCTTGACTATGTTTTTATAGTAGTATTTAATATGGGGGTATCAGGTGCTGCAATTGCAACAGTAATAGGATATGTACTTCCGTCCATTATAGGAATTATATTTTTTGCAAGAAGAAATAGTTTAATACATTTTACAAAGCTTAAAATAAAATTAAATGTCCTTAAAGAATCCTGTATAAATGGATCTTCTGAAATGATAACTCAACTGTCTACTGCTGTAACAACTTTTTTATATAATATTGCTATGCTAAAATATCTAGGTGAAGCAGGAGTTGCTGCAATTACAGTAATTTTATATATACAATTTTTATTATCCGCAGCTTATATAGGTTTTACATCTGGAGTTGCACCAAGAATAGGATATAATTATGGTGCTAAAAATAAAGATGAAATTAAAAAGCTAGTTAAATACAGTTATATAATAATCACAATATTTTCACTCATAACATTTATTGTATCAAAAATTTTAGAAGTTCCTCTTACTACATTATTTTGTGGAAAAGGTACAGATGTTTATTATATAACTATTAATGGATTCAATTTATTTTCAATAAGCTTTTTACTGTGCGGATTTAATATATTTACAAGTGGTATGTTTACAGCATTTTCAAATGGGAAGATTTCCGGATTTCTTTCCTTATTTAGAACATTTATATTTTTCATTTTAGGTATGGCTATTCTACCGCCATTTTTAGAAGTAGATGGTATCTGGTTGATTGCTGGATTTTCTGAAATATTATCAGTCATATTATCGGTAATAGCAATCTATAGATACAGATACTCTTATGGATACAATATTTCAATTGAAAATAAAAAAATAGCAGTATAG